The following proteins are co-located in the Macrobrachium rosenbergii isolate ZJJX-2024 chromosome 26, ASM4041242v1, whole genome shotgun sequence genome:
- the LOC136853079 gene encoding uncharacterized protein isoform X2, translating into MADLESVAVGRTSGAGGRSIGITNISGCVGVSVNNGNSNGGRNAGGASGSNNVTGGGLGLPGSYPVQGSNNGGQGMTVGGAAIRGNGGGRSTSKGSNGGGGRRGVHQPNFLKTVSIIDTLSELAHGPEVRCLTQEPRPQCQTRPHTGSRASSSSRPTTTSTSATLGGMADYGDEAPTRPPGPPVLSADFQQYSEKIYDAVTSRAPEPELRTGRRGRVRMQSLHAHALPRRERAHVREEAAAHGTAVPSSAVEEGQNNTGMTQESRREEEEEGAGKKKPEHRGRERGRTPDWIKRIFDIAKKGDLPSLKRSVADMEGTLIRNLSDHCGNNLLHVMAVFGHLAPLAWLLTSQQVLVDALHDENKFGLTPLVCAIKYGRLRLVQWLVENTGVRDKVRCKDGERSLLHIGAKYAQEEIVSWIVDYMMAHEVPLDNKDHHGNTALHLAARTGNSRVCSILLQHGADVTLKNDMGQKAWEVCVVRGHLACAEYLCVHESGLALATDLTRREAELEAAMADNHDLRVNFKEVMSVARRLVKEREEVMRELSRLHDHMVEAHDNIIMALQVLAEENNSLRDRLNGVRHSTHTREQVDSVIGYVNGLHERWQGAQKSWFGSSLVDMEHRMLLVEEAWKKLKHRSHRTVASTHHPLDIFRAKLCSVRAQGGDGRLGDLPSICSSEESLASLFPFSEEEDVYEGVEDYTAPVPLSHSSPIKATTIASNPLRTPNVSMTEVRSETLPARLDALTPCAGHSEQLQEADYLSRSEAALTERALDSSVTHALSPSTSLFRNSSKPKENTGRPYWADASLSPGLGLINEKLGGSPLGEKLGKEEVSQRLRELALTSESGSCSVLEVIEPSSDESDTPPDDDPGTLDPQSGPRGAPALRASEESSSGEIQAPSLPFDRRQKRGTRASHDEGDAVSRVGEATTTSSESGTDSTCVKEVDLLRGTDTSSKHFLENETSLGAAAVDVSESRGQRHLGDGEGGESVVQETPGGSIPSIKRKGFLLKFNIKPRWPSKRKVKIVRKVPEISARDFQETYGNVRESTLSLGDTDAHTTTESNTSSSQDCSNSSEESSIGKPTSSTCTTSSSTITTRPSDLPESEPARHGPRRPTEMWTESSTASVASTSPMNAGAPSSPPLQNSSEILPDDSSSPASPLSSATTGFESIEENLPPVPEESVLKPGSEARSVAASEDSGIVARPASSASKSDSISRPESSSSTFPPFKSDYPLQKGFSLTQDLLPTPDSSTAGRMSPAPSEVSKTESALSPPSHASDVSKSESARQLSVGKGSVGGSTSISSKEGSASSSSDYSLTLLPLKKQINVKTAAIIDISCEPKGKKSDQPNINSSSRSDCDSGKKKEEGDEKPWYEVSDEESDDILLPDRLLKGKVISRPSSSSSEDETEVC; encoded by the exons GGACGCAGAGGCGTTCACCAGCCAAATTTCTTAAAGACAGTGTCTATTATTGATACACTGAGTGAATTGGCTCATGGACCAGAAGTACGATGTCTAACACAAGAACCTCGCCCTCAGTGTCAGACTCGCCCACACACTGGGTCAAGGGCTTCCTCTTCGTCACGCCCCACCACGACCAGTACATCGGCAACTTTAGGTGGAATGGCTGACTATGGAGATGAGGCTCCAACACGCCCACCTGGACCGCCCGTACTGTCAGCGGACTTTCAGCAATACAGTGAAAAAATTTATGATGCCGTTACTTCTCGGGCTCCTGAGCCAGAGTTGCGTACTGGTCGAAGAGGGCGGGTCCGAATGCAAAGTTTGCATGCACATGCActgccaaggagagagagagcacatgtcCGAGAGGAAGCAGCTGCCCATGGCACTGCTGTCCCCTCATCAGCAGTTGAGGAAGGTCAAAATAACACAGGGATGACTCAGGAAAGcaggagggaagaagaggaggaaggtgcAGGAAAGAAAAAACCAGAACACCGTGGGCGCGAAAGAGGAAGGACGCCAGATTGGATTAAAAGAATTTTCGATATTGCAAAAAAAGGCGACCTTCCCTCATTG AAACGTAGTGTTGCAGACATGGAAGGTACGCTAATCAGGAATTTGAGTGACCACTGTGGTAATAACCTCCTACACGTTATGGCTGTATTTGGACACTTGGCTCCTCTCGCCTGGTTGCTGACATCTCAACAAGTACTAGTCGATGCTTTACATGATGAGAACAAGTTTGGACTGACACCCCTTGTGTGTGCTATAAAA TATGGTCGGCTTAGGCTGGTACAATGGCTGGTGGAAAACACCGGTGTCAGGGATAAAGTAAGGTGCAAGGATGGCGAACGATCGCTGCTGCATATTGGTGCAAAGTATGCCCAAGAGGAG attgtgagctGGATTGTGGATTACATGATGGCTCATGAAGTTCCTCTAGACAACAAAGATCACCATGGCAATACTGCTCTCCATCTGGCAGCAAGGACAGGAAACTCTCGAGTGTGTTCCATCCTACTCCAGCATGGTGCAGATGTTACACTTAAG AATGACATGGGCCAAAAAGCATGGGAAGTATGTGTAGTGCGTGGACACTTAGCTTGTGCCGAATATCTGTGCGTCCATGAATCAGGCCTTGCACTAGCCACAGACCTAACTAGGAGAGAGGCTGAGCTGGAAGCAGCCATGGCAGACAACCATGATCTCAGGGTCAATTTCAA AGAGGTAATGAGTGTAGCACGGAGGCTGGTAAAAGAGAGGGAAGAAGTGATGAGAGAGCTTTCAAGATTACATGATCACATGGTGGAGGCCCATGACAACATCATCATGGCACTTCAAGTACTGGCTGAAGAAAACAATTCCCTAAGAGACAGACTTAATGGTGTCAGGCATTCGACCCACACAAG GGAACAAGTTGATTCTGTAATAGGATATGTAAATGGCCTTCATGAACGCTGGCAAGGTGCTCAAAAGTCCTGGTTTGGATCCTCTTTGGTTGACATGGAACACAGGATGTTGCTGGTGGAAGAAGCATGGAAAAAACTTAAGCATCGGAGCCATAGGACAGTTGCTTCTACTCACCATCCATTAGATATATTCAG GGCTAAGCTTTGTTCCGTCCGTGCCCAAGGGGGTGACGGTCGGCTTGGAGATCTTCCATCAATCTGCTCATCAGAAGAATCTTTGgcatctctctttccttttagtGAAGAGGAAGATGTCTATGAAGGTGTTGAGGATTATACTGCCCCAGTTCCTCTATCTCACTCATCACCAATTAAAGCAACCACCATTGCCTCTAATCCTCTGAGAACACCTAACGTTAGTATGACAGAGGTTCGGTCTGAAACACTACCAGCTCGTCTCGATGCATTAACACCATGCGCTGGTCATTCAGAGCAACTGCAAGAGGCTGATTACCTCAGCCGGAGTGAAGCTGCGCTTACAGAAAGGGCTCTGGACTCTTCAGTAACACATGCTTTGTCACCAAGCACGTCTTTGTTTAGGAATTCTTCTAAACCCAAAGAAAACACTGGCAGACCCTATTGGGCTGATGCTAGTTTGAGTCCTGGCCTTGGCCTCATTAATGAGAAGTTAGGGGGCTCTCCTCTTGGTGAGAAACTAGGTAAAGAGGAGGTTAGTCAAAGACTGAGAGAATTAGCCCTTACCTCTGAAAGTGGTTCATGTTCAGTACTTGAGGTAATAGAGCCCTCTAGTGATGAAAGTGACACCCCTCCTGATGATGATCCTGGAACACTGGACCCTCAGAGTGGGCCCCGGGGAGCGCCGGCCCTGCGGGCCAGTGAAGAGAGCAGCAGTGGAGAAATACAAGCTCCATCTCTGCCCTTCGATCGGCGCCAAAAACGAGGTACTAGAGCAAGTCATGATGAAGGTGATGCTGTATCACGAGTTGGAGAAGCAACAACTACATCTAGTGAGAGTGGAACTGACTCAACGTGTGTGAAAGAGGTAGATCTCTTACGTGGCACTGATACCTCAAGCAAACACTTTTTAGAGAATGAGACATCCCTGGGCGCCGCTGCTGTGGATGTCTCTGAATCACGTGGACAGCGGCACCTAGGTGATGGAGAGGGTGGAGAGAGTGTAGTTCAGGAAACTCCTGGGGGATCAATTCCTTCTATTAAGCGTAAGGGATTTCTCCTTAAGTTTAACATAAAACCACGCTGGCCTTCTAAACGTAAAGTAAAAATTGTGCGAAAAGTGCCAGAAATAAGTGCCCGAGATTTTCAGGAAACATATGGAAATGTACGGGAGTCTACTTTATCTCTGGGCGACACTGATGCCCATACTACCACCGAGTCCAACACTTCATCTAGTCAAGATTGTAGTAATTCGTCTGAGGAGTCATCTATAGGCAAACCCACCTCTTCTACTTGTACAACTTCTTCTTCTACAATTACAACACGTCCCTCTGATCTTCCTGAATCAGAGCCTGCCAGGCATGGACCACGCAGGCCAACCGAGATGTGGACGGAAAGTAGCACTGCCAGTGTTGCAAGTACTTCACCTATGAATGCTGGTGCACCTTCCAGTCCTCCATTACAAAACAGCAGTGAAATATTGCCAGACGACTCTTCATCACCTGCATCACCTCTATCGTCTGCGACTACAGGATTTGAATCCATTGAAGAAAATCTGCCACCAGTTCCTGAAGAGTCAGTGTTAAAACCAGGCAGTGAGGCTAGAAGTGTAGCAGCTTCTGAAGACTCTGGTATTGTTGCTCGACCAGCTTCAAGTGCTTCCAAGTCAGATTCAATATCTCGACCTGAGTCTTCTTCCTCTACATTTCCACCATTCAAGAGTGATTATCCACTACAGAAGGGGTTTTCTCTAACTCAAGACCTTCTTCCAACACCGGACTCTAGTACTGCTGGGAGAATGTCTCCAGCACCAAGTGAAGTTAGCAAAACTGAGTCAGCACTTTCTCCTCCATCTCATGCCTCAGATGTTAGCAAAAGTGAGTCTGCTCGTCAGCTGAGTGTTGGAAAGGGAAGTGTAGGTGGTAGTACAAGCATTAGTAGCAAAGAAGGCTCAGCCTCTTCATCATCTGATTACTCTTTAACATTACTTCCTCtgaaaaaacaaatcaatgtAAAGACGGCAGCAATCATAGATATCTCCTGTGAGCCTAAAGGAAAAAAGTCTGATCAGCCCAACATCAATTCATCATCAAGA AGTGACTGTGATAGCggtaagaagaaagaagaaggagatgagaaACCCTGGTATGAGGTTTCTGATGAGGAATCTGACGATATCCTGCTTCCAGACCGCCTTCTCAAGGGGAAAGTTATCTCCAggccatcatcatcctcatcagaAGATGAGACAGAAGTTTGTTAA